From Symphalangus syndactylus isolate Jambi chromosome 17, NHGRI_mSymSyn1-v2.1_pri, whole genome shotgun sequence, one genomic window encodes:
- the CEACAM16 gene encoding carcinoembryonic antigen-related cell adhesion molecule 16, whose product MALTGYSWLLLSATFLNVGAEISITLEPAQPSQGDNVTLVVHGLSGELLAYNWYAGPTLSVSYLVASYIVSTGDETPGPAHTGREAVRPDGSLDIQGILPRHSGTYILQTFDRQLQTEVGYGHVQVHEILAQPTVLANSTALVERRDTLRLMCSSPSPTAEVRWFFNGGALPVALRLGLSPDGRVLARHGIRREEAGAYQCEVWNPVSVSRSEPINLTVYFGPERVAILQDSTTRTGCTIKVDFNTSLTLWCVSRSCPEPEYVWTFNGQALKNGQDHLNISSMTAAQEGTYTCIAKNTKTLLSGSASVVVKLSAAAVAMMIVPMPTKPMEGQDVTLTVQGYPKDLLVYAWYRGPASEPNRLLSQLPSGTWIAGPAHTGREVGFPNCSLLVQKLNLTDTGRYTLKTVTLQGKTETLEVELQVAPLG is encoded by the exons ATGGCGCTGACTGGGTACAGCTGGCTGCTCCTCAGTG CCACATTCCTGAATGTGGGGGCCGAGATCTCTATCACCCTGGAGCCTGCCCAGCCGAGCCAAGGGGACAACGTCACGTTGGTCGTCCACGGGCTTTCGGGGGAACTGCTCGCCTACAACTGGTATGCGGGGCCCACACTCAGCGTGTCGTACCTGGTGGCCAGCTACATCGTGAGCACAGGCGATGAGACTCCTGGCCCGGCCCACACGGGGCGGGAGGCTGTGCGCCCCGATGGCAGCCTGGACATCCAGGGCATCCTGCCCCGGCACTCAGGCACCTACATCCTGCAGACCTTCGACAGGCAGTTGCAGACCGAGGTGGGCTACGGACACGTGCAGGTCCATG AGATCCTGGCCCAGCCCACAGTCTTGGCCAACAGCACAGCGCTGGTGGAGCGTCGAGACACCCTGCGCCTCATGtgcagcagccccagccccacgGCCGAGGTCCGCTGGTTCTTCAATGGTGGGGCCCTGCCCGTCGCTCTCCGCCTGGGCCTGTCCCCTGACGGCCgggtgctggccaggcatggcatTCGCCGGGAGGAGGCCGGCGCTTATCAGTGTGAGGTGTGGAACCCGGTCAGTGTCAGCCGCAGCGAGCCCATCAACCTAACGGTGTACT TTGGCCCAGAACGTGTGGCCATCCTCCAGGATTCCACCACCCGCACAGGCTGCACCATCAAAGTTGACTTCAACACGTCCCTCACCCTGTGGTGCGTGTCCAGGTCCTGCCCAGAGCCCGAGTATGTGTGGACCTTCAACGGGCAGGCCCTAAAGAACGGCCAAGACCACCTCAACATCAGCAGCATGACAGCTGCCCAGGAGGGGACGTACACATGTATTGCGAAGAACACCAAGACCCTGCTATCTGGATCTGCCTCCGTCGTGGTCAAGCTCTCTG CTGCAGCAGTTGCCATGATGATTGTGCCCATGCCCACCAAGCCAATGGAGGGCCAGGACGTGACGCTGACCGTGCAGGGCTACCCCAAGGACCTGCTGGTCTACGCCTGGTACCGCGGGCCTGCCTCCGAGCCCAACCGGCTGCTCAGCCAGCTGCCGTCAGGAACCTGGATTGCAGGCCCTGCGCACACAGGCCGGGAGGTGGGCTTCCCCAACTGCTCGCTGTTGGTGCAGAAGCTGAACCTCACAGACACCGGCCGCTACACACTCAAGACCGTCACACTGCAGGGCAAGACTGAGACACTGGAAGTGGAGCTGCAGGTGGCCC CCTTGGGGTAA